In the Populus trichocarpa isolate Nisqually-1 chromosome 1, P.trichocarpa_v4.1, whole genome shotgun sequence genome, CGTTTCCAGAAGCAGGTACGGCCCTCATCCCATTTTGCATCTTCATTTCAAATTGAATTGTTACAAGagctgtgcgaaggtaatttaattaccttcgcactgctCATGCACGCGTGAAGCCACTTCACGCGTGCTTTTCGTTTTGCCcagggccagtgaccgggccgggctggctgggtccagTCCATgccatgtgggctgagctgggcccagccccaaaaaaataaaagaaaaaaacagaaaaataaaaaaatagaaaaaatagaaaaaataaaaaaataaaaaatatgcatacatgaataaaaataatgtaaatttattggtttatttactgacgccagagtcagtaATAAAAATatcggtttaaatttatattatttttatttgttgtattttattttatttagctagaaaaaaaatatgtgcatgctgaaaaataaatttattttttcattggcgctagagtagggaataataaaaaattgatataattttttttatagctacgtaatatttatcaaCACCAGATTTGGAGATATTcatagttgaatattcactgacgccagagttaggaatattataagcaaattatcatagtgtaaactaataaatatttagtaatttaagacaaaaccagcaatgcagtctgcctcaggcagaacgtttaaggggtgataatatctttccttttacgtaaccagtcccgtactatagaatctctgttgatcagttagggttcctagtgaccataatactaggtggcgactccataaataagatattttttcctaaaagaacaagatgtcagaaatctgttttttttccacaaTCGAGTTTATTTTGTGGACCGTCACGATATCGGGTACGATAAAAGTAGTCAAATTGCTTAGCACGAGACCCTTCCACAAACATCTCATGCTTGTGTCAGGCAGGGACttcaattttaatgttttcaaactTGTTAGCTCCTACATCAGAAGACAACAAAGGCACTAATTTGTTAGATATAATTCCTAGTATGTTTCGGTAAATTGATGAATCAATTACCCCCAATACTTACGTATCAACAAAAGGATATATGTAGACATGGCAGTAGACAACTCAATATTAGCAAGTGGAGGTTTATCGTCCTGTCCAAATACTTCCATTAATTGGGGGAAGAGCCTCAATTTCACTCAAACTGGGAAAGCATAAATCTAGGTATCATTtcattacaataattaatttcttacttcTTTAGCCCTGCATCAAGAGACAGGGAATGACACAGTTAGACAACTCCTTTTAAATTTAGTGGATGGCTAAAGGATTTATCTCCACTCATCAATTACTTCAGTTTCAGAAATTTAAAGGAAGAAATCACAATGTATTGAAGTCGACAACCAGAAGcccaaaagaaaacaattttgacGAATACCCACCAAACAGTTGAAGTGCTGCTGTAactgagattttttattatatgtattttttgtgGTCCaatggataaataatttttttttcttttattttaccaGCTAAATTTCGCATGTGGAATATTGagttttctgttgttttttcaGACACAGAATTGAATCCTTTATATATTCTGTTTACCttccataattttttcataaaaatcttaaatattttatttttatcagccATCATTATAATTTCAGATTCTGAACTAAATGAGTTGATAccttttaacaaataaatataaaacttcaAACCTTCAAATTTTCAAGACACCATCTCTCAATCTCAAACCAGAAACAACCCCTTCTCCATTTAACCGAATCTCATAACTCTGGGATAGGAGAGGGATAGGACTtttgtaaattgatttaatatatttttgacttttgattttaatttttttttaagtatgttAGTTAAAATagcttttgatttaatttttttttgttataaattggattcaaaactttgttttaataataataaaaaatcttaactttAGTTTGTGGATTGTATACTAAATTccttaataaaaatagtaattttgaatcttttttacaAATAATGCTTATAACTtatggttattttaatttatttttttcataaaaaaaacttttaaattatagttCAAAGCTACCAGATTAGGCATGTAGCTTATGAAGGGTTTGTAAGCagcaaacaattaaaattagaaatcagAGGAACATTTAGAGGATAGAATATTTAGAATCTCTAGCAATAGCCAGCAATGTATCTGCTCGAAAAAACCATTCAACATGAGATTGTTCTGCTAGAAAAACATGAGATTGCTCTGCTATTTGATATCAGTTTCAAACTTCTGAACAAATAATACAGCATCAAGTCTCAGTCATCACATgcccattcaaaaacatttattccAGATGTCAAGCTGCATTGCCAGGCCCGTTTCCAAAACCACATAAGCATATGCAATAGAAACAGAGCATCAAACTGACAGAGAAAGCATGAGAATGAGAGTCCACACATTAAACAAGAGTAAACATTAtgcctttatttttgaaaggttCACACACTTCAAAACAAACACGAATGGCCAAGCAAACATACGCCCTTACTTCTGGAGGCTTGTACGATAATGGGCAagcaacattatttttttgaggtACGCACAGTAATGACTAAACACACAACATTACATTACATGGGTAAACAAGCAGATAACCTTATTCACACATATATAGATAAGTCGTTATCTTCTTTTGAAATCACACATAGCAGATAACCAAACGAGGGAATAAGAAATCACAGCATCCGAAACTGAAGCAGACAAtacttgataattgttttagcGACAGCTTCTTTAGATTAGGAAGCACCATCTCCTTCTCAACGTTGACAGGTGATACATGATCATCCTGCCCAAACACTCCCAATAATTGAGAGGCTTTTGTTACTCTTAAGTATTTGGAGCTATGGGAGACCTGAAGCCATGGTAACTGGGAAGAGGCTCTTCAACATGTTACATTCTCCAATCTCAATTTCACACAAATTGGGAAAGCATAAAGATTGGAGATGATCTCCTAACAATATCTGGTCGTTTTCATCATCATCCTTAGCAATGATTCGATTGAATTCCTCACAGGACAATATCTTTAGAACTTTCAGTTGAACTAGACTGACAATCATGCTGCATGTGAATACCAGTGTCAGTCTCTTACACTCAACCACCTCCAAAGTAGTCAATTTGCTCAGCACGAGACCCTTCCATATACACCTCATGTCAGGCAGGGATTCCAAGCataatttttccaaatttgTCAGCCCCtgcatcaaaagaaaacaaggatACCAATTTGTTAGAtataattcctaataaattttGTGCACTTTGGAACTATATAATTTTGGTAAATAGATGAACGAATTGTCCCCACTAGTTCAGCCAAAAACTTATCAACAACAGGATATGAGTAGACATGGCAATAGGGCATGAAAAGTTGCAGGACTGAAACAAACATTGGAGAAATATAAAGGACGTACTTGGAGCTGCGCAAACAAATTTCCCAATTCTTTGTGGCCATCAATGTTTAGAATTTGCAGAGAAGGCAATTGAGCAGCAAAATTCTTTGGACCAAAAAAGCTGCAATTTGAAAGAGACAATCCTCTTAGCTTAGGGAACTTGATGATTCCATCTCTGGTGAGTGCATCTCCTTCTCCAGTGTAAAATATATGCTTTACATTGTCAGCAAAATCAATCTCCATCTCTTCCAGGTTCAGAAGACTTGGAGACACAGAGACAGGGAAGACATATTTCAGTTTACCACAGTAACTTATAGAGAGACTTCTTAATTTTGGGAAGCAAAGTGACCCTGTAGTTATTTCCCTTGCATCATCCTTTTCTCTGATAAGATGCTTCAATTCACCGCAACTACCTATGTTAAGGCTTTCTAGCTTTGGCAGACTTTGAGCGAGGGACAGTGTGAAGATAAATATCAGTTTGTTGAGAGAAATCAAATTCAGATCAGCAAGATTTTGGAGGCTGACATGATTGGCGGGCCCCTTCCATATACATTTGAGCTCAGGTAACTTGATCAGCTGTAACTCTGTTAAAGATGACAACTCCTCCTCACTGCTTCCTTCATCAACGTCACCCAATTCAAATACCTCTTCCAATGATTTGCAGTCGCAAATGTTCACACTCCTTAGAATACTTGTCTCATATTTGTCTCATAGGTGAGTTAGTTAATGTACGTTGATTGAGCAGAAGGTAGTGGGTTCAAGCTATACTAggaataatattatgttttttcaaattactaGCAAAGGCGTGTGGGCTTGTTTAAGGCTCACATGCACGTGCCTGAGTTTTGTTGTCATAGGACGAGTCAttagttcagtttttttttttattagtcattttagtttttatttttaatttttttaatatattttttgaattttattctttagtattgagtttttttattaaattatattttttaatattgagttaatgataaattagtttttatattttttatcatgtaataaaataaaaaaaattaatttaactcaatataatttataatccgagtGGGTTGACTAGAGTTAACttgaactattttattttttttatttttagacaagtaaaaggaaaattaaaaaaacaaagtaatctCATCTTTTAGTACGGTGGTCCAAGATGCACCATGATATGGTTGTAGTTTatttgccttttccttttaaaaatgtTGTCTCCTTTGTAAGGAATCCTTGGTTCCCAACAGCAATTGTAGCAGAGTTGAAGGTTGCGTAAAACAATTCTCTAAACTCCACCAAAAGTAGTGGAGcgttagaatttttaaaagacaaaacggGGACAAGTGGGAGAcgaagaaaaagacaaaagtaATTTAATCTTGATGTGGTGATCCAAGATACACCATGATATGGTGTTCTTCCAAGAAGTCTAAGATACACCGTCGTATTGTTTCATATAtatgacaataataaaaaaaaccgttTAAAACAActctgaaaacaaaaatttttataatttataatttataaaacatgcGATAAAATAAGTCATAGTGAATGTTTTCATTTGGCATTTAATTCCATGAACATGACCTTATTCTTTGATCAAATTACTGCGATACTCGAAACTAAATTGAATGTTACTGACTAGCTATTGTTTCTCATTGGCAAGAATCATTGCCAATTATCATAACATGTTAGTGATTTATTAGAACTAGTTCTAGTATCTCCTACCTCACTCatcaaatatcattattttgttcATAGCCATATGAGAGTTATTATCCAACCATTTTCAAATCCATTCAAAAACCTTggtaaatcaatttataaaacattCTTACTTACAAAAACTTGTAGGTCTAGTGTTACCAATCCTTGTCTTGGGCTTATACATGTTCCATTGTTCCATAAATATATTTGCTAAGTTATCAACATAATTTGTTTGGGGCAAATCCTCATCTAGTTATAACAGACTCACACCTGACTGCTTAAAATCACTAGTTATTGTAGGATTGACTACATCAAAATTgattggttttttgttttcaaagagaTTTAAACTTTTGATGCAGACGAAAGctaaaaacacaacaataatcaaagaaaacaaaaaaaaaatataagcaaaaAGGACTATAGATCTAAACACTCAAATTCACAAGttcattttctctaaaataataataatgaagtttGTTTTCTTAGAAGGTTTACAAATCCTTAAATATGTCAGGAACCTTACCTCCActaggaaacaaaaacaaaaacacaaaattacaaagaaaagaagcataaaatccaaaacaagcaagaaataaaaaaaaataacaaggaaaatcacAGAAACTATCAAAACTATAGGCCTAAACAAGATTTTTGATATCTAAAGATTCGATAGTCCacgtaaaaatttgagcattaTCCAATAGTCGAATAAGAAATTGTAActcttttgagctgttattctaGTCTGACGCAACCAAACCTCCTCTTGATCTTAAATCTGTCTCATTGATCTATAAATACATTTTCATGacatatctttttcttcttttttttacactaTAAATGGAGTTTGacctgttaaataatatttatgtagtcttatttattaagggtagaatagtactttcagtttgacctatatatactttatttgtatttaggttaagactatgcattcataatatacagattattcagaattgtagcctcctttctctatttgatctcaattaatttaacatggtatcagagctggttttatgAAACGAGGCTTAATCTCAAGCACAAGTTCGCGGATCCAACCATGCGGTGAGTTGGCTGGGGGTTTGCAGGGGCAGCGCGCCCCTGCCGGGGTTCGGGGCAGAGCCCTGAAAATTTTTTGGAGTgagattttgtcttccgcttctgcaaaatttggtatttcgtcagtttctgcaattattttggtatttcgtctacccttcagcttttgcaatttggtatttgtgtttagtttctgcaaattggttttgtgttttggagtaatcgtataattttgagaagatatttgtttagtttctgcaatctctgttcagtttctgcaatttggtattttgttttccgctgcttttgcattctggttctctgtgattgttaattatggctactgaaagagatgattcgcttcagtctgtgaATGTaaggttggatgggaagaactattcatattggagctatgtaatgcgaaattttcttaagggtaagaagatgtggggttatgttagtggaacttatatAATACCTAAGAATGTTGAGGAGGGGGATGCTGTTTTGATAGATACATGGGAAGCAaataatgcaaagatcattacttggatcaacaattctgttgagcattcgataggtacgcagttggcgaagtatgagacagcaaaagaggtttgggatcatctgcaaaggttattcacgcaatcaaattttgcaaaacaatatcaattagagaatgacatacgagctcttcatcagaagaatatgagtattcaagagttttattctgctatgacagatctttgggatcaattggctcttacagaatcagtagaattaaaggcatgtggtgcctatattgagcgtagagagcagcaacgattggtacagtttttaacagcacttcgcagtgacttcgaaggacttagaggttcaattctgcatcgtactccactgccttctgttgactctgttgtcagtgagttattagctgaagaaatacgtcttcagtcttattctgaaaagggaattctttctgctttaaatccttctgtactagcagtaccttctaagccattctctaatcatcagaacaagccctacacaagggttggctttgatgagtgcagtttctgtaagcagaaaggtcattggaaggctcagtgtcctaagttgagacaacagaatcaagcttggaagtctgGCAGTCAATCACAATCCAATGCTCATCGaccacctcagggttataaaccaccacaccacaatactgcagcagtagcttccccaggctctattaccgatcctaattctttggctgagcaatttcagaagtttctctccttgcagccacaagcaatgtccgCTTCTTCTATAGGTCAGTTGTctcatagttcctcaggtatgtcacactctaaatgggtcttggattctggtgcttcccatcatatgtctccagattcctcatcttttaccTCAGTGTCCCCTTTGTtctccattcctgttatgactgctgatggcactcctatgcccttagcaggtgttggttctgttgtcacacctcacttgtctctccctaatgtttatcttattccaaaactcaaattgaatcttgcgtctgttggtcaaatatgtgattctggtgattatttagtcatgttttctggttctttttgttgtttacaggatctgcagtctcagaagctgattgggacaggccgtagggagaatgaactatatattttggatgagttaaaagtgccagttgctgctgctgccgctgctactactactgctgatttgtcttcctttcgtttgagtctttcatcttctagtttttatttatggcattcccgtctaggtcatgtttcatcatctcgtttgagatttttggcatccacaggagctttagaaaatttgaaaacttgtgacatttctgattgtagtggatgtaaactggcaaaattttctgctttaccttttaatcgaagtatttctgtctcatcttcaccatttgatttgattcattctgatgtatggggaccttctcctgtttccacaaaaggagggtctcgatattatgtctcttttattgatgatcatactcgttattgttgggtttatttaatgaaacatcgttctgaattctttgagatatatgcagcttttcgagctcttatgaaaactcaacattctgctgtgatcaaatgctttaggtgtgatttgggtggggaatacacctctaataaattttgtcaaatgcttgccttagatggaaccatccaccaaacttcatgtacagatactcctgaacaaaatggtgtagctgaaagaaaacataggcacattgtcgaaactgcttgttctctcttgttgtctgcttttgttcctagtgagttttggggagaagctgttcttactgctgtaagtttgattaatacaatttcatcttcttatagttcgggtctatctccttttgaaaagttatatgggtatgtccctgattattcctcatttagagtctttggttgtacttgtttcgttcttcgtcctcatgtagaacgcaATAAGTTATCCCCTCGAtccgctatttgtgtctttctgggttatggtgaaggtaaaaaggggtatcgttgttttgatccaataactcagaaactttatgtgtctcgtcatgttgtcttccttgagcatatacctttcttttctattccatccactactcatagcctgacaaaatctgatcttattcatatagatcctttttctgaggattctggtaatgatacctctccctatgttcgatcaatttgtactcataactctgcaggtactggtactttactctctggcacacctgaagctccattctcatctacagcccctcaagcttcatttgagattgtggatccacctccacgtcagtccatccgcattcgtaagtccacaaaactaccagatttcgcttattcttgttattcttcatcatttacttcctttttagcttctattcattgtctctttgagccctcttcctataaagaggcaattcttgatccgctttggcagcaagctatggatgaggaactttctgctttgcataagacagatacttgggatctggttcctctacctcctggtaagagtgttgttggttgtcgttgggtgtataagatcaagactaattctgatgggtctattgagcgatacaaagctaggctggttgcaaaaggatactctcaacagtatgacatggactatgaggagacatttgccccggttgcaaaaatgactactattcgtactcttattgccgtagcttcgattcgtcagtggcatatttctcagcttgatgttaaaaatgcattcttgaatggagatcttcaagaagaagtttatatggcaccccctcctggtatttcacatgactctagatatgtttgtaagcttaagaaagcattatatggtctcaaacaagcacctcgtgcttggtttgagaaattctctattgtgatctcgtctcttggctttgtttctagcagtcatgattctgctctttttattaagtgcaatgatgcaggtcgtatcattctgtctttatatgttgatgacatgattattactggtgatgatattgatggtatttcagttttgaagacagagttggctagacgatttgaaatgaaggatttgggttatcttcgatatttcctgggtattgaggtagcatactcacctagaggttaccttctttctcagtcgaaatatgttgcagatattcttgagcgggctagacttactgataacaagactgtagatactcctattgaggttaacgcaaggtactcttcttctgatggtttacctttgatagatcctactttataccgcactattgttgggagtttggtatatctcaccatcactcgtccagatattgcatatgctgttcatgttgttagtcagtttgttgcttctcctactactgttcactgggcagctgttcttcgtattttgcgatatcttcggggtacagtttttcagagtcttttactttcatccacctcttctttggagttgcgtgcatactctgatgctgatcatggtagtgatcccacagatcgcaagtctgttaccgggttctgtatctttttaggtgattctcttatttcttggaagagcaagaaacaatctattgtttctcaatcatccaccgaagcagaatatcgtgccatggcatctactaccaaagagattgtttggttacgttggttacttgctgatatgggaatttccttttctcatcctactcctatgtattgtgacaaccagagttctattcagattgctcataactcggtttttcatgagcgcactaaacacattgagatcgattgtcatcttactcgtcatcatctcaaacatggcaccattgctttgccttttgttccttcttccttgcagattgcagatttctttaccaaggcgcattccatctctcgttttcgttttctggttggcaaactctcgatgcttgtagctgccacatcgtgagtttgaggggagatgttaaataatatttatgtagtcttatttattaagggtagaatagtactttcagtttgacctatatatactttatttgtatttaggttaagactatgcatccataatatacagattattcagaattgtagcctcctttctctatttgatctcaattaatttaacatgacCATCATTGTCATATAGTTTGACTTAGTTGTATCGTTTTTAATCAGATCAACTTTATATATTATGAGTTTACAtctactaatttttaaaaaatgctcaCAAGTCCATTGTTCACGCCTCAAATTCGTAACTGCAGCGATTCGTAAGCAACGAAAACCAGTTAGAGACTAGAGAGTAAACATGCTACTAAAGTTAGCAAGTAAGGGTTTAGATTAGATTATTTGTTGTCTTGTTTCAAATATTAGAGCAGTCTCAACTCATTAAATAAACAAGTGGTGCATTGATCCTTGCATTAATAAACCAGAATCTGCTCTCATCTTTGAAGGAATGCAAACAATTGTTAATATGAAACTTATGATGTACAAATTCTAATCTTTGTAAGAAGTTGTTTTGCTGCCCACCGGCGGCCATATGATCAgagaacaatattatattttttaaactcttcactctcataaaaacaatttatataattataaataggaaaaaaatacaaaaaaataagattaaatattttttagaaattacatattactgttttagttttttttcttaattagaggTAAGTtcaataaaagtagtaataattatatttttgtgaaaaaaggTTACTACAACTCCTAATAATTAGTTtcgtgtaaaaaataaaaataaaaatagtaatacgttaacaaaattttaaagatattttaattcaattaagtatttcaacacaaaatttatgttcttatacagttatatattaattctaacaaaataaatatgatttctaTGTTTAAATTTTGGTATTAATAACGCATACAACAATGAGGCAGTTAAGTttcttagataaaataaaatcattttaaaaataaaaataagctagTATGTTTGTtacataattaagaaaatttaattttttcttcaaattaatttttttaaatcgttttaatatggtGGTATcgaaactaaattttaaaaaaaatattatgaaaagcaattgttaatatttgttaaaacattattgttaatatttctaGTCGGttgctatatatataatggCATGTAATTGGAATAATATATGTTAACTTGTACACaacttaataaattaatgagaAAACTAAAGTAGCCGGTCATGTGGGCGCAATGACAATCCGCTTCTTCTCTCAACCTCAAACAATAAGCACTATTATTGTGTCTTTAAGTGAATTAcaataaagtataaaaatatatctggaTAATTGAAAATTTGCTTAGAGTTGCTAATAATTCACAACTGCAACAACCAACACGACCAGGTAATGCCCGGGAATGGGTCTTTGGTGCACAATCATGACTGTAACCatgatttaaaatcatttccACACCAGACTGGTGCACAATCATGACTGTTAGCAATAATtcagtttataataataatagtaataataataatgttgattCTTTTATCTCCCACTTAATGCACGTGTCCATCGTGTGCTGAAATTGATTGTTTAcctcatatttcttttaaagGTAAGGGATTTCTTGGTTGACAATGGGAAAAAGTAATCGCATggttattttccataacattcCTTTGAGTAAATATTCTCTATTGGAGGTCAATTTCATCGAAGCAATTACTTCAATGAACACTTCCTAATTACCAACCTCTAAGTAGTCATCTCCCTTATCCTAACTTTTTACTTCCTAACTAAATTTCACGGTTTTTCATAATGTTCAAAGGAAAAGTTGACCTTGCAAATGGTGCTCTAAGGAACCAAGTCATCCTAGAACTAATCATCCACCTAATCTCATCAACTCCTTGTTGCACAAACAGCTTGTGTCACTTAAAGGGGATTTTAATTATGAACAAACACCAACTCCTTGTTGCTCATTTAAACACAGTTTTGCATTACCTAGAACTGACAAGGCCTAAAATCCCAGATATAGAATTTGTTTCAAAGGAACTTCAGG is a window encoding:
- the LOC112326262 gene encoding uncharacterized protein LOC112326262 gives rise to the protein MEIDFADNVKHIFYTGEGDALTRDGIIKFPKLRGLSLSNCSFFGPKNFAAQLPSLQILNIDGHKELGNLFAQLQGLTNLEKLCLESLPDMRCIWKGLVLSKLTTLEVVECKRLTLVFTCSMIVSLVQLKVLKILSCEEFNRIIAKDDDENDQILLGDHLQSLCFPNLCEIEIGECNMLKSLFPVTMASGLP